A window of the Salvelinus alpinus chromosome 25, SLU_Salpinus.1, whole genome shotgun sequence genome harbors these coding sequences:
- the LOC139553410 gene encoding gap junction delta-2 protein-like, which produces MGEWTILERLLEAAVQQHSTMIGRILLTVVVIFRILIVAIVGETVYDDEQTMFVCNTLQPGCNQACYDKAFPISHIRFWVFQIIMVCTPSLCFITYSVHQSAKQKERRYSTVFLTLDKDQDSMKRDDSKKIKNTIVNGVLQNTENSTKEAEPDCLEVKDIPNSAMRTTGKSKKSRQEGISRFYIIQVVFRNALEIGFLVGQYFLYGFNVPSVYECDRYPCIKDVECYVSRPTEKTVFLVFMFAVSGFCVLLNLAELNHLGWKKIKTAVRGVQARRKSIYEIRNKDLPRMSVPNFGRTQSSDSAYV; this is translated from the exons ATGGGGGAATGGACCATACTAGAGAGGCTCCTGGAGGCTGCTGTCCAGCAGCACTCTACTATGATAGGAAG gaTCCTACTAACTGTGGTGGTGATCTTCCGGATTCTAATCGTAGCAATAGTTGGAGAGACAGTCTATGATGACGAGCAAACCATGTTTGTTTGTAATACCTTACAACCGGGCTGCAACCAGGCTTGCTACGACAAGGCATTCCCAATTTCACACATTAGATTTTGGGTTTTCCAGATCATAATGGTTTGCACCCCGAGTCTTTGTTTTATCACATACTCGGTGCATCAGTCGGCGAAACAAAAGGAGCGACGGTACTCCACCGTCTTTCTGACCCTGGATAAGGATCAAGATTCAATGAAACGAGACGACAGCAAAAAGATTAAAAACACCATTGTGAATGGAGTACTTCAGAACACAGAGAACTCCACCAAGGAAGCCGAGCCCGACTGTTTGGAAGTCAAAGATATCCCCAATTCCGCCATGAGAACTACTGGGAAGTCTAAAAAGAGTCGGCAAGAGGGTATCTCGAGATTTTACATAATTCAAGTGGTTTTCAGAAACGCGCTGGAAATAGGGTTTTTAGTGGGTCAATATTTCTTGTACGGATTCAATGTCCCATCGGTGTACGAGTGTGATCGTTACCCCTGCATAAAAGATGTAGAGTGTTATGTTTCCAGACCAACAGAGAAGACCGTGTTTCTAGTCTTCATGTTCGCGGTCAGTGGCTTTTGTGTGTTGCTGAATCTGGCAGAACTCAATCATTTGGGGTGGAAGAAAATCAAAACGGCGGTGCGAGGAGTTCAGGCGAGGCGGAAGTCCATTTATGAAATCAGAAATAAGGACTTGCCTAGAATGAGTGTGCCTAATTTCGGTCGCACTCAATCCAGTGACTCTGCTTATGTGTAG